The genomic stretch GGCGAGGCGACCGTCGAGCAGGCGCGCGAGCAGGCCGCCGACGCCCAGCGCGTGATCGTCAAGGCGGGGACGAACTCGCTGACCGACGAGGACTCCCAGCTCGATCGCGTGAAACTCGACAAGCTTGTCAGCGACATCATGGACCTCCGGAAGCGGGGGAAGGACGTGCTGCTGGTCTCGTCTGGCGCGGTCGGTGCGGGCAAGGGGCTGATCGACGAGGAGACCGAGACCGTCGAGGAGAGCCAGGCCCTCTCGACGGTCGGACAGAGCCACCTGATGCGCCACTACACCCAGAGCTTCGACCGCTACGACCAGACGGTCGCACAGATCCTGCTGACCGAGCACGATCTGGCCAACCCCGAGCGCTTTACGAACGTCCGCAACACCATCGAGACGCTGTTCGACTGGGGGATCGTGCCGATCATCAACGAGAACGACGCGATCGCGACCGAGGAGATCCAGATCGGCGACAACGACATGCTCTCGGCGTCGGTCGCCATCGGCGTCAACGCCGACCTGCTGGTGACCCTGACCGACGTTGGCGGCGTCTACACGGGCAACCCGAAAGACGACGACGACGCGGCGCTGATCGAGGCAGTCGGCGCGAACTACGACGCCGTCCAGTCGCTCGTCGACGACAGCACGACCGCCGAGTTCGGCGGCATCCAGACGAAAGTCGAGGGCGCGCGCGACGTGAGCGAACACGGCACACCGGCGATCATCGCCGGCTCGGCGGACCGCGACGTACTGGAACGGATCGCTACTGCCAAATCGGTGGGCACGCTATTCGTCCCGATAAACGGAGCCACAGATGACTGAGTACGACACCGAATCCCAGGTGACCGATGCACAGCACGCCGCACTGCGGCTGGCGAACGTCGACGAGGAGACACGCGACGCGGCGCTTGAGTCGATCGCCGACGCCATTCGCGACCACGAGGCCGAGGTCCGCGAGGCCAACGCGACCGACGTGGAGGCCGCGGAAGCCATGCTCGAACGCGGCGAGTACACCCAGGCGCTCGTCGACCGACTGAAGCTCGACGAC from Halomicrobium mukohataei DSM 12286 encodes the following:
- the proB gene encoding glutamate 5-kinase translates to MSEQSAIESVGEATVEQAREQAADAQRVIVKAGTNSLTDEDSQLDRVKLDKLVSDIMDLRKRGKDVLLVSSGAVGAGKGLIDEETETVEESQALSTVGQSHLMRHYTQSFDRYDQTVAQILLTEHDLANPERFTNVRNTIETLFDWGIVPIINENDAIATEEIQIGDNDMLSASVAIGVNADLLVTLTDVGGVYTGNPKDDDDAALIEAVGANYDAVQSLVDDSTTAEFGGIQTKVEGARDVSEHGTPAIIAGSADRDVLERIATAKSVGTLFVPINGATDD